A stretch of Streptococcus sp. oral taxon 061 DNA encodes these proteins:
- a CDS encoding zinc ribbon domain-containing protein YjdM, with protein sequence MNHLPNCPKCNSEYVYEDGALLVCPECAYEWNPAEQVEAEEGLVAIDANGNKLADGDTVTLIKDLKVKGAPKDLKQGTRVKNIRIVEGDHNIDCKIDGFGAMKLKSEFVKKI encoded by the coding sequence ATGAATCATTTACCAAATTGCCCAAAATGTAATTCAGAATATGTATATGAAGATGGCGCACTTCTTGTTTGTCCAGAATGTGCTTACGAGTGGAATCCTGCTGAACAAGTTGAAGCAGAAGAAGGCCTTGTTGCTATCGATGCAAATGGAAATAAACTAGCTGATGGGGACACAGTTACCTTGATTAAAGATTTGAAGGTTAAAGGTGCTCCTAAAGACCTCAAACAAGGAACTCGTGTGAAAAACATCCGTATTGTTGAAGGTGACCACAACATTGACTGTAAGATCGATGGTTTTGGTGCTATGAAGCTTAAATCAGAATTTGTGAAGAAGATTTAA
- a CDS encoding Pr6Pr family membrane protein encodes MIKNEKVIFYSRIFLIIAAFTGVYLEITKRGGLGMLLYYTVLSNLLVVLFTGYLLLKMRSGGDSWQSPGILRLKGGVTMSIMITCVIYHFMLAPLTTDFYRLENFLCHYIVPLWFLADTVIFDKSRQYKLVDPMLWTSLPLLYMIFALLNGFVLKMDVPNAKDSPFPYFFLNATKHGWGFVFKWAATIFVAYMVSGYLFYLVKSIKKSKK; translated from the coding sequence ATGATTAAAAATGAAAAAGTAATATTTTATAGTCGTATCTTTTTAATCATAGCAGCCTTTACCGGTGTATACTTGGAGATCACCAAGCGCGGTGGTTTAGGGATGTTGCTTTACTACACTGTACTTTCTAACCTTTTGGTTGTACTTTTTACAGGTTATCTTTTGTTAAAGATGCGTAGTGGAGGTGATAGTTGGCAGAGTCCTGGTATTCTACGTCTCAAAGGTGGCGTCACTATGAGTATTATGATTACTTGTGTCATCTATCATTTCATGCTAGCTCCTTTGACGACAGATTTTTACCGTTTGGAAAATTTCCTTTGCCATTATATTGTCCCTCTCTGGTTTTTAGCAGATACAGTTATTTTTGATAAGAGTCGTCAATATAAGTTAGTTGATCCCATGCTTTGGACTAGCCTTCCTTTGCTTTATATGATTTTTGCCCTCTTAAACGGTTTTGTTCTAAAGATGGATGTCCCTAATGCTAAGGATAGTCCCTTCCCTTATTTCTTTTTGAATGCTACCAAACATGGTTGGGGTTTTGTCTTTAAATGGGCAGCAACTATCTTTGTTGCCTACATGGTTTCAGGATATCTCTTTTATCTTGTAAAAAGTATAAAAAAATCTAAGAAATAA
- the pdxS gene encoding pyridoxal 5'-phosphate synthase lyase subunit PdxS, with the protein MTENRYELNKNLAQMLKGGVIMDVQNPEQARIAEAAGAAAVMALERIPADIRAAGGVSRMSDPKMIKEIQEAVSIPVMAKVRIGHFVEAQILEAIEIDYIDESEVLSPADDRFHVDKKEFQVPFVCGAKDLGEALRRIAEGASMIRTKGEPGTGDIVQAVRHMRMMNQEIRRIQNLREDELYVAAKELQVPVELVQYVHEHGKLPVVNFAAGGVATPADAALMMQLGAEGVFVGSGIFKSGDPVKRAAAIVKAVTNYQNPQILAQISEDLGEAMVGINENEIQILMAERGK; encoded by the coding sequence ATGACTGAAAATCGTTATGAATTAAATAAGAATTTGGCACAGATGCTTAAAGGTGGCGTCATCATGGATGTTCAAAATCCTGAACAAGCAAGAATTGCAGAGGCTGCAGGTGCAGCAGCGGTTATGGCTTTGGAGCGAATCCCAGCTGATATTCGTGCGGCCGGTGGTGTCTCTCGAATGAGTGATCCAAAGATGATTAAGGAAATACAAGAAGCTGTCAGCATTCCAGTTATGGCTAAGGTTCGAATTGGGCATTTTGTCGAAGCTCAAATTTTAGAAGCCATCGAGATTGACTATATTGATGAGAGCGAAGTTCTATCTCCAGCTGATGATCGTTTTCATGTGGACAAGAAAGAATTTCAAGTTCCTTTTGTTTGCGGTGCTAAAGACCTAGGAGAAGCCTTGCGTCGTATCGCTGAAGGTGCTTCAATGATTCGTACCAAAGGGGAACCTGGAACAGGAGACATCGTACAGGCTGTTCGTCATATGCGCATGATGAATCAAGAAATCCGCCGCATTCAAAACCTCCGTGAGGACGAATTATATGTGGCCGCAAAAGAACTCCAAGTACCTGTAGAATTAGTTCAATATGTCCACGAACATGGAAAATTACCAGTTGTTAACTTTGCAGCTGGAGGGGTTGCAACACCAGCGGACGCTGCTCTTATGATGCAGCTAGGTGCAGAAGGTGTGTTTGTTGGCTCAGGGATTTTCAAGTCAGGTGATCCTGTTAAGCGTGCGGCTGCAATTGTCAAGGCTGTTACCAACTATCAAAATCCTCAAATTCTGGCTCAAATCTCTGAAGATCTAGGGGAAGCCATGGTTGGTATCAATGAAAATGAAATCCAAATTCTCATGGCTGAGCGAGGAAAATAG
- the pdxT gene encoding pyridoxal 5'-phosphate synthase glutaminase subunit PdxT translates to MKIGILALQGAFVEHEKVLTELRVESIELRNLEDFLQHQSDLSGLILPGGESTAMGKLLRDQQMLIPLREAILNGLPVFGTCAGLILLARQIASQEESHLATMDIVVERNAYGRQLGSFYTEADCKGVGKIPMTFIRGPIISEVGEDVEVLAIVNGQIVAAQEKNMLVTSFHPELTNDLRLHQYFINMCK, encoded by the coding sequence ATGAAAATCGGAATATTAGCTTTGCAGGGAGCCTTTGTAGAACATGAAAAAGTGCTTACTGAACTAAGAGTTGAAAGTATTGAATTGCGAAACCTAGAAGATTTTCTGCAACACCAGAGTGACCTGTCGGGTTTGATCTTGCCAGGAGGTGAGTCAACGGCCATGGGTAAGCTCTTACGTGATCAACAAATGTTGATTCCTCTAAGAGAAGCTATACTCAATGGCTTACCAGTCTTTGGGACTTGTGCCGGTCTGATTTTGCTAGCGAGACAAATCGCTTCTCAAGAGGAAAGTCATCTGGCGACTATGGATATAGTAGTAGAGCGTAATGCCTATGGGCGTCAGCTAGGAAGCTTTTATACTGAAGCAGACTGTAAGGGTGTTGGTAAAATTCCCATGACCTTTATCCGTGGACCTATTATTAGTGAAGTTGGTGAGGATGTTGAAGTTCTAGCAATCGTCAACGGTCAAATCGTTGCTGCTCAAGAAAAGAATATGCTAGTGACTTCATTTCATCCGGAATTGACAAATGATCTTCGCTTGCACCAGTATTTTATCAATATGTGCAAATAA
- a CDS encoding hemolysin III family protein translates to MNTSFKLSKRLSFGEEIANSVTHAVGAVIMLILLPISSTYSYEAHGFLSSIGVSIFVISLFLMFLSSTIYHSMAYGSTHKYVLRIIDHSMIYVAIAGSYTPVVLTLMNNWFGYLIIAIQWGTTIFGILYKIFAKKVNEKFSLILYLIMGWLVVAILPAIISQTNPMFWCLMVSGGLCYTVGAGFYAKKKPYFHMIWHLFILAASTLQYIAIVYYM, encoded by the coding sequence ATGAATACTAGTTTCAAACTTAGTAAACGACTTAGTTTTGGAGAAGAAATAGCTAACAGTGTCACCCATGCTGTCGGTGCAGTTATCATGCTCATCTTACTTCCAATTTCATCAACCTATAGTTATGAAGCCCATGGATTTTTATCATCCATTGGTGTTTCGATTTTTGTCATCAGCCTTTTTCTCATGTTTCTTTCATCCACTATTTATCATTCTATGGCTTACGGTTCGACTCATAAGTATGTCTTGCGGATTATTGACCATTCCATGATTTATGTGGCAATCGCTGGATCTTATACTCCTGTGGTTTTAACTTTGATGAACAACTGGTTTGGTTATCTCATTATCGCCATTCAGTGGGGAACGACTATTTTTGGTATTCTTTATAAAATCTTTGCCAAAAAAGTCAATGAAAAATTTAGTCTCATTCTCTACCTCATCATGGGATGGCTAGTTGTAGCAATCTTACCAGCAATTATCAGCCAAACAAATCCAATGTTCTGGTGTCTCATGGTATCAGGAGGCCTATGCTATACAGTTGGTGCTGGGTTCTACGCTAAGAAGAAACCATACTTTCATATGATTTGGCATCTCTTCATCCTAGCAGCCTCAACTCTGCAATACATTGCCATTGTTTATTATATGTAA
- a CDS encoding DUF1836 domain-containing protein, which produces MNTTFSYPKWEEIPSINLYLDQVLLYVNQICPPASPDKEKGLTASMVNNYVKHGYISKPEKKKYQRKQIARLIAITTLKSVFSIQEIAQTLNTLHTDTNSEELYNAFVDYMNEDIDPANPIIRASCQTVKLYHQTLALVYTETEEEETNEY; this is translated from the coding sequence ATGAATACCACTTTTTCCTATCCAAAATGGGAAGAAATTCCAAGTATCAATCTCTATCTGGACCAGGTTCTGCTCTATGTCAATCAAATCTGTCCTCCAGCTTCTCCTGACAAGGAGAAAGGTTTGACAGCATCCATGGTGAACAACTATGTCAAACACGGATATATAAGTAAACCTGAAAAGAAAAAATACCAACGCAAACAAATCGCACGATTGATTGCTATTACCACTCTCAAGTCTGTTTTTTCTATCCAAGAAATTGCTCAAACCCTTAATACCCTACACACAGACACTAATTCAGAAGAACTTTACAATGCTTTTGTGGACTATATGAATGAGGACATAGACCCAGCTAATCCTATTATCCGAGCAAGCTGCCAAACGGTCAAACTCTATCATCAAACACTAGCACTAGTCTATACAGAAACCGAAGAGGAGGAAACAAATGAATACTAG
- a CDS encoding GNAT family N-acetyltransferase codes for MEIRLAFPNEVDAIMQVIEGAKKYLAEAGSTQWQNGYPDADTIIEDIISGQAYVALDEGNLLAYAAVTKSPEKAYEAIYDGNWEGNEAEYLVFHRIAVARDAQGQGVAQTFLEGLIEGFDYLDFRSDTHAKNIAMQHIFEKLGFKQVGKVPVDGERLAYQKLKLNV; via the coding sequence ATGGAGATTCGCTTAGCCTTTCCAAACGAAGTTGATGCAATTATGCAAGTGATTGAGGGAGCCAAGAAATATTTGGCAGAAGCTGGCAGCACTCAGTGGCAAAACGGCTACCCAGATGCAGATACCATTATTGAAGATATCATCTCTGGTCAAGCTTATGTAGCCCTAGACGAAGGTAACCTCTTAGCCTATGCAGCAGTGACTAAGAGCCCAGAAAAAGCTTATGAAGCAATTTATGATGGCAACTGGGAGGGAAATGAAGCAGAATACTTAGTATTTCACCGTATTGCCGTTGCTAGAGATGCGCAAGGTCAAGGTGTTGCTCAGACCTTTTTAGAAGGTTTGATTGAAGGCTTCGATTACCTAGATTTTCGTTCAGATACGCACGCTAAAAACATAGCCATGCAGCATATCTTTGAAAAACTTGGCTTCAAACAGGTTGGTAAAGTTCCAGTAGATGGGGAACGCTTGGCCTATCAAAAATTAAAATTAAATGTCTAA
- a CDS encoding methylated-DNA--[protein]-cysteine S-methyltransferase has translation MSKKYVKMLYKSPIGPLSLLADDHYLFGIWIEEESDFEKGLSENDVTVVDSHPILNQITSYLETYFKGQDQDLSEMPLAPVGSDFEKRVWNYLRGIPFGQTVTYGQIAKDLQVASAQAIGGAVGRNPWSILVPCHRVLGAGGRLTGYAWGLEKKAWLLRHEDASYQENKK, from the coding sequence ATGTCTAAGAAGTATGTAAAAATGCTATACAAGTCACCGATTGGTCCCCTATCTCTGCTAGCAGATGACCACTATTTGTTTGGGATATGGATTGAAGAAGAGAGCGATTTTGAGAAGGGATTATCTGAAAATGATGTGACTGTTGTTGACAGTCATCCCATTTTAAATCAAATCACTTCCTATTTAGAGACTTATTTTAAGGGGCAAGATCAAGACTTATCTGAAATGCCTTTAGCTCCTGTCGGTAGTGACTTTGAAAAAAGAGTCTGGAACTACTTGAGAGGAATTCCTTTTGGTCAGACAGTTACTTATGGGCAAATAGCTAAGGACTTGCAGGTGGCTTCTGCTCAAGCAATCGGAGGAGCAGTAGGTCGCAATCCTTGGTCTATCCTTGTACCTTGTCACCGTGTGCTAGGTGCTGGAGGACGTCTGACAGGCTATGCTTGGGGACTCGAAAAGAAGGCTTGGCTCTTAAGGCATGAAGATGCAAGTTATCAAGAAAATAAAAAATAG
- a CDS encoding Spx/MgsR family RNA polymerase-binding regulatory protein, with amino-acid sequence MLEFVEYPKCTTCKKAKKELDQLGLEYKDVHIVEETPSEKVILNWLETSGFELKQFFNTSGIKYRELGLKDKVGTLSNKEAAKLLASDGMLLKRPILVENGLVKQIGYRKSYKDLDLN; translated from the coding sequence ATGTTAGAATTTGTCGAATATCCAAAATGTACAACTTGTAAAAAAGCTAAGAAAGAATTAGATCAACTCGGACTAGAATATAAAGACGTTCATATCGTTGAAGAGACTCCGAGTGAAAAGGTCATTTTAAACTGGCTCGAAACTTCGGGATTTGAATTGAAGCAATTTTTCAATACTAGTGGAATCAAGTATCGTGAACTCGGGTTGAAAGATAAGGTTGGAACATTGTCAAACAAAGAAGCAGCCAAACTCTTGGCCAGTGATGGTATGCTATTGAAACGTCCAATACTAGTTGAAAATGGTCTTGTAAAACAAATTGGCTATCGTAAATCATACAAGGACTTGGATTTGAATTAG
- a CDS encoding amino acid ABC transporter permease: MNVTTILASDWYQNLMQYIPDGKLFSWRSVFDGIPRILQQLPTTLMLTVFGAFFGIILALVFAIVKINRVRFIYPVQAFFVSFLKGTPILVQLMLTYYGIPLALKALNQQWGTSLNINAIPAATFAIVAFAFNEAAYASETLRAAILSVNPGEIEAARSLGMTRAQVYRRVIIPNAAVVATPTLINSLIGLTKGTSLAFSAGVVEVFAQAQILGGADYRYFERFISVALVYWVVNIVIENLGRFIERKMAITAPDNVETDVKGELR; encoded by the coding sequence ATGAATGTTACAACAATTTTAGCATCTGATTGGTATCAAAATTTGATGCAATATATCCCGGATGGCAAACTGTTTAGTTGGCGTTCGGTTTTTGATGGGATTCCAAGAATTCTACAGCAATTACCTACAACATTGATGTTAACAGTATTTGGTGCCTTTTTTGGTATCATACTAGCCCTAGTCTTTGCGATTGTGAAAATCAATCGAGTTCGATTTATATACCCAGTACAAGCATTTTTTGTTAGTTTCTTAAAAGGAACCCCAATTTTAGTTCAACTGATGTTGACTTATTACGGGATTCCATTAGCTTTGAAAGCCTTGAATCAACAATGGGGAACTTCTCTGAACATTAATGCTATTCCAGCAGCAACATTTGCGATTGTGGCTTTTGCTTTTAACGAGGCAGCCTATGCCAGCGAAACTCTTCGTGCGGCAATTCTTTCTGTAAATCCAGGTGAGATTGAAGCTGCTCGTAGTCTTGGTATGACACGTGCGCAAGTTTATCGTCGTGTGATTATTCCCAATGCAGCAGTAGTTGCAACACCAACCTTGATTAACTCCTTGATTGGCTTGACCAAGGGGACTTCCCTAGCTTTCAGTGCAGGTGTTGTAGAAGTCTTTGCCCAAGCTCAGATTTTGGGTGGTGCAGACTATCGTTACTTTGAACGTTTCATCTCAGTAGCTCTCGTCTACTGGGTGGTAAATATCGTTATTGAAAATCTTGGCCGTTTCATTGAAAGAAAAATGGCTATTACAGCACCAGATAATGTTGAGACAGATGTGAAAGGAGAGCTTCGCTAA
- a CDS encoding amino acid ABC transporter ATP-binding protein, whose product MIKISNLSKSFSGQTVLDHLNLDIQKGEVVALIGSSGAGKSTFLRSLNYLETPDSGSIQIDDFKVDFSQITQEEILTLRRKLSMVFQQFNLFERRTALDNVKEGLVVVKKLSDEEATEIAKEELAKVGLSDREQHYPRHLSGGQKQRVAIARALAMKPDVLLLDEPTSALDPELVGEVERSIANAAKSGQTMVLVSHDMSFVAQVADKVLFLDKGKIIESGTPDEIINHPKEERTKEFFASYKRTYI is encoded by the coding sequence ATGATTAAAATTTCAAATTTAAGCAAATCCTTTTCAGGTCAAACTGTTTTGGATCATCTGAATTTAGATATTCAAAAAGGAGAAGTTGTTGCCTTAATTGGTTCTTCAGGAGCTGGGAAATCAACTTTTCTTCGTAGCCTAAACTATCTAGAAACTCCTGATAGTGGAAGTATTCAGATTGATGATTTCAAAGTTGATTTTTCTCAAATTACGCAAGAAGAAATTCTAACTCTTCGTCGTAAATTATCGATGGTTTTCCAACAGTTTAATTTATTTGAGCGTAGAACAGCGCTAGATAATGTTAAAGAAGGCTTGGTGGTAGTTAAAAAATTATCGGACGAAGAAGCGACTGAAATTGCTAAGGAAGAACTAGCTAAGGTTGGGCTTTCTGATCGTGAACAGCATTATCCGCGTCACTTGTCTGGAGGACAAAAACAACGGGTCGCTATAGCTCGTGCTCTAGCCATGAAACCAGACGTCTTACTCTTGGATGAACCGACTTCAGCACTGGACCCAGAATTGGTTGGTGAGGTAGAAAGATCGATTGCTAATGCTGCAAAATCAGGTCAAACTATGGTTTTGGTTAGTCACGATATGTCATTTGTTGCTCAAGTAGCTGATAAGGTTTTATTCTTGGATAAAGGAAAGATTATTGAATCTGGAACACCGGATGAGATTATCAACCATCCTAAAGAAGAACGAACAAAAGAGTTCTTTGCTAGTTACAAACGGACCTATATCTGA
- a CDS encoding DUF4059 family protein — protein sequence MLVQLFALYLESLVLTILLVLVVLGIWIGFRALSGVDKTAKERQAHLYDMIMIGVLTIPVLSFATMSILLVLKA from the coding sequence ATGCTAGTTCAGCTATTTGCTTTGTATTTAGAGAGTTTGGTTTTGACGATTTTACTAGTCTTGGTTGTCTTAGGGATTTGGATTGGTTTTAGAGCCCTGTCAGGTGTCGATAAAACTGCTAAGGAGCGTCAGGCTCACCTCTATGATATGATTATGATTGGAGTTCTAACAATTCCAGTATTGTCTTTTGCAACCATGAGCATCTTGTTGGTTCTCAAGGCTTAA
- the trxB gene encoding thioredoxin-disulfide reductase has protein sequence MYDTIIIGAGPAGMTAALYAARSNLKVALIEGGLPGGQMNNTSDIENYPGYANISGPELAEKMFEPLENLGVEHLYGFVENIENHGDVKKVITDDEEFETRTVIVATGSKHRLLGVSGEEELNSRGVSYCAVCDGAFFRDQDLLVVGGGDSAVEEAIFLTQFAKTVTIVHRRDELRAQKVLQDRAFANEKINFIWDSVVKEIKGENRVESVVIENVKTNQVTEHAFGGVFIYVGLDPVSDFTKDLQIQDESGWIVTDDHMKTSVAGVFAVGDVRQKDLRQVTTAVGDGAIAGQEAYKYITEHS, from the coding sequence ATGTACGATACGATTATTATCGGTGCAGGTCCTGCTGGGATGACTGCAGCCTTGTATGCAGCACGCAGCAATCTCAAAGTAGCTTTGATTGAAGGTGGTCTTCCTGGCGGTCAGATGAACAATACTTCTGACATCGAAAACTATCCAGGTTATGCTAACATTAGTGGACCTGAGTTAGCAGAAAAGATGTTTGAACCTCTTGAAAATCTAGGTGTTGAACATCTCTATGGCTTTGTAGAAAATATTGAGAACCATGGTGATGTTAAGAAAGTAATCACAGACGATGAAGAATTTGAAACTCGCACAGTTATCGTAGCGACTGGTTCTAAGCACCGTCTCCTGGGAGTTTCAGGAGAAGAAGAACTAAATAGTCGTGGAGTTTCCTACTGTGCGGTTTGTGATGGAGCCTTTTTCCGTGACCAAGATTTGTTGGTTGTAGGTGGTGGTGACTCAGCGGTTGAGGAAGCAATCTTCTTAACACAGTTTGCCAAAACTGTAACCATCGTTCACCGTCGTGATGAGCTTCGTGCTCAAAAAGTCTTGCAAGACCGCGCCTTTGCAAATGAAAAAATCAACTTCATTTGGGATTCTGTCGTAAAAGAAATCAAGGGTGAAAACCGTGTGGAGTCAGTTGTCATTGAAAATGTTAAAACAAATCAAGTGACTGAACATGCCTTTGGTGGTGTCTTTATCTATGTTGGTTTAGATCCAGTCAGCGATTTTACAAAAGATTTACAAATCCAAGATGAGTCAGGTTGGATTGTGACAGATGACCATATGAAGACAAGTGTTGCAGGTGTCTTTGCAGTTGGAGATGTTCGTCAGAAAGACCTTCGCCAAGTTACAACAGCAGTTGGAGATGGTGCTATTGCAGGTCAAGAAGCCTATAAATATATTACTGAACATAGTTAA
- the rlmB gene encoding 23S rRNA (guanosine(2251)-2'-O)-methyltransferase RlmB encodes MKTNDIVYGVHAVTEALLANTGNKLYLQDDLRGKNVEKVKELATEKKVSISWTSKKSLSEMTEGAVHQGFVLRVSEFAYTELEQILAQTRQEENPLLLILDGLTDPHNLGSILRTADATNVSGVIIPKHRAVGVTPVVAKTATGAIEHVPIARVTNLSQTLDKLKEEGFWTFGTDMNGTPCHKWNTSGKVALIIGNEGKGISSNIKKQVDEMITIPMNGHVQSLNASVAAAILMYEVFRNRL; translated from the coding sequence ATGAAAACAAATGATATTGTCTATGGCGTTCACGCCGTTACCGAAGCACTGTTAGCAAATACTGGAAACAAACTCTATCTCCAGGATGATTTACGAGGTAAGAATGTAGAAAAAGTCAAAGAACTGGCAACTGAAAAGAAAGTATCCATTTCTTGGACTTCAAAAAAATCTCTTTCCGAAATGACTGAAGGAGCTGTCCACCAAGGTTTTGTCCTACGTGTTTCTGAATTTGCCTATACTGAACTTGAGCAGATTCTTGCTCAGACTCGCCAAGAAGAAAACCCACTACTATTGATCCTCGATGGACTAACCGACCCTCATAACTTAGGTTCTATCCTAAGAACAGCCGATGCAACCAATGTTTCAGGTGTCATTATTCCCAAGCATCGAGCTGTTGGTGTGACACCCGTAGTTGCAAAAACAGCAACGGGTGCCATCGAGCATGTGCCTATCGCTCGCGTTACCAATCTCAGCCAAACCTTGGATAAACTTAAAGAAGAAGGTTTCTGGACTTTTGGGACCGATATGAATGGAACTCCTTGCCATAAATGGAACACAAGTGGCAAAGTCGCTCTTATTATCGGAAATGAGGGAAAAGGTATCTCAAGTAACATCAAAAAACAAGTGGACGAGATGATCACTATACCAATGAATGGACATGTACAGAGTCTCAATGCAAGCGTTGCTGCTGCTATTCTTATGTACGAAGTCTTCCGCAATCGATTATAA
- the def gene encoding peptide deformylase, protein MSAIERITKASHLIDMKDIIREGNPTLRAVAEEVSFPLSNQDIILGEKMMQFLKHSQDPVMAEKLGLRGGVGLAAPQLDISKRIITVLVPNITEEGETPQDAYDLQAVMYNPKIVSHSVQDAALGEGEGCLSVDRAVPGYVIRHARVTVDYFDKDGEKHRIKLKGYNSIVVQHEIDHLNGVMFYDRINEKDPFAVKEGLLILE, encoded by the coding sequence ATGTCTGCTATAGAACGTATTACAAAAGCTTCACATTTAATCGATATGAAAGATATTATCCGCGAGGGCAATCCAACCCTACGTGCAGTTGCCGAGGAAGTCAGTTTCCCATTGAGCAATCAAGATATCATCCTTGGTGAGAAAATGATGCAATTTTTGAAACATTCACAAGACCCAGTTATGGCTGAAAAGTTAGGGCTACGTGGAGGAGTCGGACTTGCTGCACCACAACTAGATATCTCAAAACGCATCATTACTGTTTTAGTTCCTAATATCACCGAGGAAGGTGAAACACCTCAAGATGCCTATGACTTACAAGCTGTTATGTACAATCCTAAGATTGTCTCACACTCAGTCCAAGACGCTGCTCTAGGAGAGGGAGAAGGTTGCCTATCAGTCGATCGTGCTGTCCCAGGTTATGTTATCCGCCATGCTCGAGTAACTGTCGACTACTTTGATAAGGACGGTGAAAAACATCGCATCAAGCTAAAAGGCTACAACTCCATCGTTGTACAACATGAAATCGACCACTTAAATGGTGTTATGTTTTATGATCGTATCAATGAAAAGGATCCTTTCGCAGTCAAAGAAGGTTTACTCATTCTGGAATAA